The Chthonomonadales bacterium genome includes the window CGACCGGCGCGTCGAGTGGCTGCCGGTGGGCTGCCCCACCTGGTTCCCCCCACGCAAGGCGCGCCGGGGCCGCGTCATCGCCTCGTTCGGCTTCCTCGGTCGTCACAAGGGCTTCTGGCGTCTGCTGGAGGCGCTTCCAGCCCTCGGAGGCGCCGAGCTCCTCCTCTTCAGCCATGCGCGCTCGGCCGAGGCCGGCCGCCAGTGGGACCGGGACGCGTGCGGCCTGCCCGCGCGCCGCGTGAGCGAGTTCCTGCCTGCGCGCGAGGTGGTGACCCGTCTGGCCGCCGAGGCCGACGCGCTGGTGTTCTGGTACGACGAGATTCAGCACGCCTCCGCCAGCTACGCCGTGCGCGTGGGGCTGGCCGCCGGCGTGCCCGTTCTCGTTTCGCCCACGAGCTGGTTCGAGGACCTCCGCGAGGTGACCTACCAGCCCGAGGACCTGACGAGCGGCATCTGGCGCCTGCTCGAGGACGATTCCCTGCGCGAGTCGCTCGGCAGGGCGTCCAGGGACTTCTGTTGCGAGCACAGCTGGCCTCGCGTCGCCGAGCGCCACCTGTCCATCTGGCGTGCCCTCGAGAGGGGCTGAAGGAGACAACATGCCAGGCACCTACACCTATCCGGGCGTCTATGTGGAGGAGATGCCCGGAGGAGTGCGCAGCATCGTGGGGGTGAGCACGTCGGACACGGCGTTCGTGGACTTCTTCCCCCGTGGACCAATGAACGTGGCGACGCGCGTCACGAGCTTCGGTGAGCTCACACGCCTTTTCGGTGGGCTTGACCCCCGCAGCGAGGCCAGCTACGCTCTCTTGCAGTACTACCTGAACGGCGGGCAGATCGCCTGGATCGTCCGTGTGGCGGGAGGGACGCCCGCCGCCGCCCGGGTGGCGCTGCGCAGCGACTACACCGGCGAGGACACGCTGCTCGTGCGGGCGGCCAGCGAGGGGCTCTGGGGCGAGAGCCTGGAGGTCGGCGTCGATTACCGCACTCGTGACCCGCTGGCGTTTCCGGACGAGTTCAACCTGGTTGTCCGGGAGGTCGTCTCCGCCGGTGGACGCCGGCAGGTGGCCAGCTCGGAGGTCCACCGTAACCTGAGCATGCGCACGGACAGCCCGCGCTGGGCCGCCGCGGTCGTCAACGAGGAGTCGGCGCTCGTACGCCTCGCCAACCTGGGCGCTGGCGGTGTGCCCAACGCCACCGGGGCCGACGTGACGGATCCCTCCGTCATCGCGGACACGCGCGACACCAACACTGCCTTCGTTGCGGTGCGCGACAGCGCGAACCCCGCCAGCGACGGCGCCGTGCCGGACAGCGCGGCCCTGCGCGGCGAGCAGGCCCAGCGCACGGGCATCTACGCGCTCGACAGCATCGATCCCTACGTCTTCAACGTGCTCTGCCTGCCGGCGGCCGCCACCCTCGCCAGCGGCATGGCCGCCGTCTACAACGAGGCGGCCTCTTTCTGCGAGCGCAAGCGCGCCATCCTCATCGTCGACATCCCCGAGAACGTGAACACGGTTCCCGAGGTGGACACCTGGGCGCCCGACAACGCGATCGCGTCCAGCCGCAACGCCGCCGTCTACTTTCCGCGGCTGCTCGTCTCCGACCCGCTCAACAACGACCGGCCGCGCAATGTGGGGCCGAGCGGCACGATCGCGGGGGTCTATGCCCGCACCGACTCGACGCGGGGCGTCTGGAAGGCGCCCGCCGGCACCGACGCGAGCCTGCGCGGGGCCAGCCTGGCCGTGCGACTCAACGACCAGGACAACGGCGCGCTCAACCCTCTGGGCGTCAACGTGCTGCGCAACTTCGCCATCTTCGGCAACGTCTGCTGGGGCGCTCGCACCATGGAAGGCGCCGATCAGCAGGCGAGCGAGTGGAAGTACGTGCCGGTGCGCCGAACCGCTCTCTACATCGAGGAGAGCCTGGCGCGCGGCCTGAAGTGGGTGGTGTTCGAACCCAACGACGAGCCGCTCTGGTCCCAGATCCGCCTCAACGTCGGCGCCTTCATGCAGGATCTGTTCCGCCAGGGCGCCTTCCAGGGCAAGTCCCCGCGCGAGGCCTACTTCGTCAAGTGCGACTCCGAGACCACCACGCAGAGCGACATCAACCGCGGCGTGGTCAACATCGTCGTCGGGTTCGCGCCGCTCAAGCCCGCCGAGTTCGTCGTGATCCAGATCCAGCAGATGGCCGGCCAGGCGGCCGCCTGAGGAGACCGCTCATGGCACAGTTCAGCGTCAACGCCCTTCGCTATGACCCATACAAGAACTTCAAGTTCCGCGTGAAGTGGGACAATCGCTACGTGGCCGGGGTCAGCAAGGTCAGCGCCCTCAAGCGC containing:
- a CDS encoding phage tail sheath family protein, coding for MPGTYTYPGVYVEEMPGGVRSIVGVSTSDTAFVDFFPRGPMNVATRVTSFGELTRLFGGLDPRSEASYALLQYYLNGGQIAWIVRVAGGTPAAARVALRSDYTGEDTLLVRAASEGLWGESLEVGVDYRTRDPLAFPDEFNLVVREVVSAGGRRQVASSEVHRNLSMRTDSPRWAAAVVNEESALVRLANLGAGGVPNATGADVTDPSVIADTRDTNTAFVAVRDSANPASDGAVPDSAALRGEQAQRTGIYALDSIDPYVFNVLCLPAAATLASGMAAVYNEAASFCERKRAILIVDIPENVNTVPEVDTWAPDNAIASSRNAAVYFPRLLVSDPLNNDRPRNVGPSGTIAGVYARTDSTRGVWKAPAGTDASLRGASLAVRLNDQDNGALNPLGVNVLRNFAIFGNVCWGARTMEGADQQASEWKYVPVRRTALYIEESLARGLKWVVFEPNDEPLWSQIRLNVGAFMQDLFRQGAFQGKSPREAYFVKCDSETTTQSDINRGVVNIVVGFAPLKPAEFVVIQIQQMAGQAAA